A section of the Oscarella lobularis chromosome 15, ooOscLobu1.1, whole genome shotgun sequence genome encodes:
- the LOC136196096 gene encoding neurogenic locus notch homolog protein 1-like, with amino-acid sequence MKSLIQLEPPFVFARFPTQFRRREIVAPFRAALISTTTKPRQDPASCARGRPRLPTGPPNIKGSGEKRHLVPRNLLHKMSIFLPLLFLLTASVQSSRFKRQAIDIDCELSDPLPVGACSVTCATGVQQYVQAILVKSANNGEPCPDLADRTTYEECTLSPCPVNCSVTYEEQAPGCSQPCGGGVVRLIGRIDRKPSGGGAPCPPLVIEASCNDHPCPINCRLSDPAPAGACSTTCGNGTQRYERTILEKAQHGGTPCGSLILYQDCNEGPCPIDCSVSEFVPLPGATCSVTCGGGVISVGRSILNKASNGGRPCPPLSAQLPCNEHECPPDGTCPANFRQCFSGDCIPIEQVCNGNNDCSDGVDEICECVSPDSPVSVLSYGDFFVTPQCQNCTCDFGGNLTCVDAVCPKLDCNNFVKIDEECCARCPVDCAVSNWSPFDKCSTSCGPGTQKRTRTIDIEPDFGGAACPDLEESRQCQMYPCTCDSNPCENGGTCNQRSNSEAFVCECIFGFMGKFCETNINECESNPCANGATCVDGVGAFTCQCLPGYTGRLCDEDIDECASYPCQNGGKCTDRVNGFTCECLSGTTGLLCDTEVDECASKPCQNGGQCHDFFGGFMCTCPIGVTGANCETVINECDSNPCSNGATCNDLPNGFTCTCRPGYTGKFCQTDINECDSNPCRNGGQCKDLIGRYECECPKGVIGINCETDVNDCNDMSCKNGGTCIDRRGDFSCECNAGFTGLQCETNINECLPDNPCQNGGECRDAIDAFVCQCPRGYTGPLCETDINECHINPCGNGGTCEDLIGAFACICAPGYTGKNCDIDIDECESYPCQNGGNCVDDVNGFECDCLAGFTGLLCETNINECEPTNPCLNGGRCDDGVDDFACECQPGYTGPRCETNIDDCAFGTCLNGGRCFDRVDDFYCECPRGYTGLRCETNINDCDDENACLNGATCVDEIDAFACVCAPGFTGFQCETDINNCDPNQCLNGGTCVDDVDTFYCKCPDGFYGRLCESEINECDSNPCKERGRCLDKLGFFLCDCLPGYTGKTCETDVNDCESDPCVNGGLCQDHPNGFKCQCRAGFTGTLCETDMDDCQYKPCHNGGKCIDKENGYKCECDVGFTGVNCETNINDCDKDSCYNGGKCVDEVTGFSCVCAPGYTGERCETDINECDSHPCRNRGKCYDGSGDFRCECAPGYTGKQCETNIDECKSSPCENDGTCVDRVNGFNCTCKPGHQGKRCETFCHRTDWSAWSVTCGLGKRSRQVICKTTGQEATIYSIYDRRDQGECPTIAIPECTWSSWSRCSVTCGRGLKTRTQTCPSDYPLPSASPSLSRLVSRLMSYLPFGTDPASGTPKTRTDRALCYGPRCPAQCTPWSAYDRCNVTCGSGWQTSKRLCCDGESGGLHDVSRVRTCHTGVACPTVGCKSRKRDVFFLIDATESNNYLDIYKKFVVDFYEEIDVGDDAGLVALAIFFKHTCLYCSFTKSKSRDIFKKCVYAPKLQTRSYSNLYYAVFTALNTFTDGLYGERESADNVVIFMTTGNHNYINTYRAYGSYSSYRAQYYDSYYNKLYTKKTTELKTWATVHVVSVGRSCKLDYFERLATDENHRHRPDKGERDYRKFTEIKTLAVQLAKEEVCL; translated from the exons ATGAAATCCCTAATCCAATTAGAGCCCCCGTTTGTTTTCGCGCGCTTTCCTACGCAATTCCGTCGTCGTGAGATCGTCGCCCCGTTTCGCGCCGCCTTGATCTCCACGACAACGAAACCCCGACAGGATCCGGCTTCGTGCGCGCGTGGGCGACCCCGCCTACCCACGGGACCCCCCAATATAAAGGGAAGCGGCGAAAAGCGCCATCTAGTTCCAAGAAATTTATTACACAAGATGTctatttttcttcctcttctttttctactaACCGCGTCCGTTCAATCGTCTCGTTTCAAACGCCAAG CAATCGACATTGATTGCGAACTGAGCGATCCTCTTCCCGTCGGCGCGTGCAGCGTCACGTGCGCCACGGGAGTCCAACAATACGTACAAGCCATTCTCGTTAAATCGGCGAATAACGGCGAACCGTGCCCCGATCTCGCCGATCGTACGACTTACGAAGAATGCACCTTATCCCCATGCCCCGTCAACTGCAGCGTAACCTACGAGGAACAAGCGCCCGGATGCAGTCAGCCGTGCGGGGGCGGAGTCGTTCGCTTGATTGGGAGAATCGATCGGAAgccgagcggcggcggagcgcCGTGTCCGCCGCTTGTTATCGAAGCGTCGTGCAACGATCATCCGTGTCCAATCAATTGCCGGCTTTCCGATCCTGCGCCCGCGGGCGCGTGCTCGACCACGTGCGGCAACGGGACTCAACGTTACGAGCGAACGATTCTCGAGAAAGCGCAGCACGGTGGAACACCGTGCGGCTCACTCATTCTCTATCAAGACTGCAA TGAGGGCCCTTGTCCTATTGATTGTTCCGTCTCCGAATTCGTTCCGCTTCCCGGCGCCACGTGCTCGGTCACGTGCGGTGGCGGCGTCATCTCCGTCGGACGATCGATTTTGAATAAGGCTAGTAACGGCGGACGTCCCTGTCCTCCGCTATCCGCGCAGCTTCCGTGTAACGAGCACGAGTGTCCGCCTGACGGCACGTGCCCGGCCAACTTCCGGCAATGCTTTTCGGGCGATTGTATCCCAATAGAGCAAGTCTGCAATGGGAATAATGATTGTAGTGACGGCGTTGATGAAATATGCG aaTGTGTTAGTCCTGATTCTCCTGTTAGCGTACTTTCGTACGGAGACTTCTTTGTGACTCCTCAATGCCAAAATTGCACGTGCGACTTTGGCGGTAATTTAacgtgcgtcgacgccgtttgcCCAAAGCTAGATTGCAAcaatttcgtcaaaatcgacgaagaatgtTGCGCACGATGCCCAG TGGACTGTGCTGTGAGCAACTGGTCTCCTTTTGACAAGTGCTCCACCTCGTGCGGCCCGGGAACTCAGAAGAGAACCCGTACAATCGACATTGAGCCGGATTTCGGCGGCGCCGCCTGTCCCGATCTCGAGGAATCACGACAATGCCAGATGTACCCATGCA CCTGCGATTCGAACCCGTGCGAAAACGGAGGCACGTGCAATCAACGTAGCAACAGCGAAGCGTTTGTCTGCGAATGCATCTTCGGATTCATGGGAAAATTTTGCGAAACGA ACATTAACGAATGCGAGTCGAATCCGTGCGCTAACGGGGCCACGTGCGTCGATGGCGTGGGCGCGTTCACGTGTCAGTGCCTTCCCGGATACACTGGAAGACTCTGCGACgaagatatcgacgaatgcgcgtcgtATCCGTGCCAGAACGGCGGCAAATGCACGGATCGCGTCAACGGGTTCACGTGCGAGTGTCTGAGCGGCACGACGGGCCTTCTATGCGACACagaagtcgacgaatgcgcgtcgaAGCCGTGTCAAAATGGCGGCCAATGTCACGACTTTTTCGGCGGCTTCATGTGCACGTGTCCGATCGGCGTAACGGGAGCAAATTGCGAAACAG tTATTAATGAGTGTGATTCGAATCCTTGTTCGAATGGTGCGACGTGTAACGATCTTCCAAACGGGTTTACGTGCACGTGTCGTCCGGGGTACACGGGAAAATTTTGCCAAACAG ATATCAATGAATGCGATTCAAATCCTTGCCGAAACGGAGGCCAATGTAAAGATCTCATAGGAAGATACGAATGCGAGTGTCCGAAGGGAGTCATAGGAATAAATTGCGAAACag atGTGAATGACTGTAACGATATGTCGTGcaaaaacggcggcacgtgcatCGATCGTCGTGGCGATTTCTCCTGCGAATGCAACGCCGGTTTCACCGGACTccaatgcgagacgaatatcAACGAGTGTCTCCCCGACAACccgtgtcaaaacggcggCGAATGTCGCGACGCCATCGACGCCTTTGTCTGTCAATGCCCACGCGGATATACGGGACCTCTCTGCGAAACAGACATCAACGAGTGTCATATTAATCCGTGTgggaacggcggcacgtgcgaGGATCTAATTGGCGCTTTTGCTTGCATTTGCGCTCCCGGATATACGGGAAAAAACTGCGATATTGATATCGATGAATGCGAGTCTTAtccctgtcaaaacggcGGGAAttgcgtcgatgacgtcaacggaTTTGAGTGCGATTGTCTCGCCGGTTTCACTGGGTTGCTatgcgagacgaatatcAACGAATGCGAGCCGACGAATCCGTGTCTAAACGGCGgtcgttgcgacgacggagtcgacgatttcgcgtgCGAATGCCAACCCGGATATACGGGACCTCGATGCGAAACCAACATCGACGACTGCGCATTTGGAACGTGTCTAAACGGAGGCCGTTgcttcgatcgcgtcgacgatttttacTGCGAATGTCCACGTGGTTATACGGGACTTCGatgcgagacgaatatcAATGACTGCGACGATGAAAATGCGTGTTTGAATGGAGCCACGTGCGTGGATGAAATTGACGCTTTTGCGTGTGTTTGCGCTCCCGGATTTACGGGATTTCAATGCGAAACGGACATCAATAATTGCGATCCGAATCAATGTCTAAATGGGGGGACgtgcgtcgatgacgtcgatacTTTTTATTGCAAGTGCCCGGATGGTTTCTATGGGCGACTGTGCGAGAGCGAAATCAACGAATGCGATTCGAATCCGTGCAAAGAACGTGGACGTTGTCTCGACAAACTTGGCTTCTTCTTATGCGACTGTCTACCAGGATATACGGGAAAGACGTGCGAAACGGACGTTAACGATTGCGAATCAGATCCCTGCGTAAACGGAGGTTTGTGTCAAGATCATCCCAATGGATTTAAGTGTCAATGTAGAGCCGGATTTACGGGAACTCTGTGCGAAACGGATATGGACGATTGTCAATATAAACCGTGTCACAATGGCGGGAAATGCATTGATAAGGAAAACGGGTACAAGTGCGAGTGTGACGTCGGTTTCACGGGAGTTaactgcgagacgaatatcAATGACTGCGATAAAGATTCCTGTTATAATGGAGGGAAATGCGTTGACGAAGTGACGGGATTTTCGTGCGTTTGCGCGCCCGGATACACGGGGGAACGATGCGAGACTGATATCAATGAATGCGATAGTCATCCCTGTCGAAATCGCGGGAAATGTTACGACGGATCCGGCGATTTTCGTTGCGAGTGCGCGCCCGGATATACGGGAAAacaatgcgagacgaatatcgacgagtgcaagtcgtcgccgtgcgaaaacgacggcacgtgcgtGGATCGCGTGAACGGATTCAATTGCACGTGTAAACCGGGACACCAAGGAAAACGCTGTGAAACat tttgtCATCGCACTGATTGGTCGGCGTGGAGTGTGACGTGCGGCTTGGGGAAAAGATCCCGTCAAGTCATCTGCAAGACAACGGGACAAGAAGCGACTATCTATTCAATCTACGATAGGCGTGACCAAGGCGAATGTCCAACCATAGCAATACCAG agTGCACGTGGTCGTCTTGGTCTCGGTGCAGCGTGACGTGCGGCAGAGGGCTTAAAACGCGCACGCAAACGTGCCCGTCCGACTATCCCCTACCCTCCGCCTCCCCAAGCCTATCGCGTCTCGTATCACGCCTCATGTCCTATCTCCCCTTTGGCACAGACCCCGCATCCGGGACCCCAAAAACTCGCACAGACCGCGCCCTCTGTTACGGTCCCCGTTGCCCCGCTCAATGCACGCCGTGGAGCGCCTACGATCGGTGCAACGTCACGTGCGGAAGTGGCTGGCAAACGTCGAAGCGTCTCtgctgcgacggcgaatccGGGGGTCTCCACGACGTTTCTAGGGTAAGAACGTGTCATACGGGCGTCGCGTGTCCCACAGTCGGTTGCAAGTCGCGCAAgcgcgacgttttctttctaatcGACGCGACGGAATCGAACAACTATCTcgatatatataaaaaattcgtcgtcgatttctacgaagaaatcgacgtcggagaTGACGCCGGTCTCGTTGCCTTGGCGATATTTTTCAAACACACGTGCCTCTATTGCTCGTTCACCAAATCcaaatcacgtgacatatTTAAAAAGTGCGTTTACGCGCCGAAACTTCAAACGAGATCGTATTCGAATCTCTATTACGCCGTTTTTACGGCGTTGAATACGTTTACGGACGGTCTCTATGGCGAACGAGAGTCGGCCGATAACGTGGTCATCTTCATGACGACGGGAAATCATAATTATATAAATACGTATCGGGCCTACGGTTCCTATTCGTCCTATCGTGCGCAATATTACGACAGCTATTATAATAAGTTGTatacaaagaaaacgactgAGTTGAAGACTTGGGCCACTGTGCACGTTGTGTCGGTGGGAAGAAGTTGCAAATTGGACTATTTTGAGCGCCTCGCGACAGACGAGAACCATAGGCATAGGCCCGATAAAGGAGAACGTGATTATAGAAAGTTTACTGAGATAAAAACGCTGGCCGTTCAACTGGCAAAAGAGGAAGTTTGCCTCTAA
- the LOC136196108 gene encoding NAD(P)H-hydrate epimerase-like, producing MLPLFSFVLFSYRRRTMSRPWTYVTQREAQKIDEELFSDYQYSVDQLMELAGLGVASAVLKCYPRDDLPSRNVLVCCGPGNNGGDGLVAARHLKLFGYNSSVYYPKRSEKQLFKNLVVQCENFRIDFVNDLPENPDEINRNFDLVIDSLFGFGFKGDARPPFSAALDTLKRVKIPICSVDVPSGWDIEAGDEEGLKPDSLVSIASPKLCARSFRGRYHYLAARSIPPEIKSKYGLNLPQYPGSEQCVKLE from the exons ATGCTTCCACTGTTTTCCTTTGTGCTGTTTTCTTATCGTCGACGGACAATGTCGAGGCCTTGGACCTACGTGACGCAACGAGAGGctcagaaaatcgacgaggagCTCTTTAGCGATTACCAATATAGCGTCGATCAACTGATGGAGCTCGCGGGGCTCGGCGTCGCTTCGGCCGTCCTCAAATGCTATCCGCGAGATGATCTACCTTCGCGTAACGTTCTCGTGTGCTGCGGGCCTGGAAATAACGGCGGAGACGGCCTCGTTGCAGCGCGACATTTGAAGCTTTTC GGCTATAATTCGTCCGTTTACTATCCGAAGCGTTCCGAAAAGCAGCTATTCAAAAATCTCGTTGTACAGTGCGAGAATTTTCGCATTGATTTTGTAAACGATTTACCTGAAAACCCGGATGAGATTAATAGAAATTTTGATCTCGTTATTGACTCCCTTTTTGGATTTGGTTTCAAGGGAGACGCACGTCCACCCTTCAGCGCAGCACTAGATACTCTCAAAAGAGTAAAAATCCCAATATGTTCGGTAGACGTTCCCTCAG GTTGGGATATTGAGGCTGGAGATGAAGAGGGATTGAAGCCGGATAGCCTCGTTTCCATAGCGTCTCCCAAACTATGCGCAAGATCTTTTCGAGGTCGCTATCACTATCTCGCAGCCAGAAGCATTCCACCCGAAATCAAATCGAAATACGGTCTAAATTTGCCACAATATCCCGGCTCGGAACAATGCGTCAAATTAGAGTAA
- the LOC136196231 gene encoding cytoplasmic aconitate hydratase-like, producing the protein MSPEYGALLAYFPMDRMTMDYFKNTGHFSLGDFVWMEAYLRETHLWKEYGDEESQDPVYSKVVEFDLGTVVATVSGPRKAKDRVSVEKLKAELSACLIKNKELNGFGVLPQDIPKSISFALDKKDFALQHGSVVVAAMSSCTNASNPSVMLGAGLLAKRAIECGLSVPVYIQTSLSPGSSSLTNHYLDKSGVIPFLSQLGFNLSTEKNSRLPLPITESIEKGDIVAVGVLSGNRNFEERVNPLTRANYLASPLLVIAYALAGTVLIDFKDEPLGKNCHGDAVYLKDIWPSRKDIQDVERETVVPALYAEVKARIREGNPMWNSLPSHQEVLYPWEQRSLFLKKSPFFEAKEPCDVLKGVFVLLWLGDSVTSDHISPAGSIPRQSPAGNYLKSRGLSPREFNSYGARRGHCDVMVRGTFSHPKLVNKLTGTLASKTLYVPTGDTMSIHDAAVKYQCESRPLMILAGKDFGGGSARDWAAKGPYALGVRVILAESFDSGYRACVIAMGILPLEYLPGENASALRLSGFEAFEIDSPTRPNEIVTIKVSQGFVEAHVLRFTPLRLRSSTTAVLSAQSP; encoded by the exons ATGTCACCGGAATATGGAGCTTTGCTTGCCTACTTTCCCATGGATAGAATGACAATGGATTATTTTAAAAACACTG GTCATTTTTCTTTGGGGGATTTTGTATGGATGGAAGCCTATCTACGTGAGACTCATTTGTGGAAGGAATATGGTGATGAAGAGAGTCAAGATCCCGTCTATTCTAAG gttgtTGAGTTTGATTTGGGTACAGTTGTGGCCACTGTGTCTGGCCCAAGGAAAGCAAAGGATAGAGTCTCAGTGGAAAAACTCAAAGCAGAACTGTCAGCATGTCTCATCAAAAAT AAGGAACTGAATGGATTTGGAGTTCTTCCCCAAGACATTCCCAAATCAATTTCATTTGCTTTAGATAAGAAAGACTTTGCATTACAACATG GATCTGTTGTTGTGGCTGCTATGTCCAGTTGCACCAATGCCAGTAATCCTTCAGTTATGCTTGGAGCAG GTCTTCTGGCTAAGAGAGCTATTGAGTGTGGACTCTCTGTTCCCGTCTACATACAGACAAGTCTATCCCCCGGGTCTTCATCTCTCACAAACCATTATCTGGATAAAAGTGGAGTCATTCCCTTTTTAAGCCAACTGgg ATTCAATCTCTCTACGGAGAAAAACtcacgtcttcctcttccaatAACAGAGTCCATAGAAAAG GGAGACATTGTTGCTGTGGGTGTCCTCTCCGGAAACCGGAATTTCGAAGAGCGCGTGAATCCTCTAACTCGCGCTAACTACCTCGCGTCTCCTCTCCTCGTCATTGCCTACGCTTTGGCTGGGACTGTGCTCATCGATTTCAAGGATGAGCCTCTGGGGAAGAATTGCCATGGCGACGCTGTCTATCTCAAAGATATTTGGCCCAGTCGAAAGGATATTCAGGATGTGGAGAGGGAGACTGTTGTTCCGGCTTTGTATGCGGAAGTCAAAGCGAGAATACGC gaaGGGAATCCCATGTGGAATTCTCTGCCTTCTCACCAAGAGGTGCTATATCCATGGGAACAGAGGTCTCTTTTCTTGAAGAAGTCGCCGTTTTTTGAAGCCAAAGAG CCATGTGACGTATTGAAGGGAGTCTTTGTGCTTCTCTGGTTGGGTGActcagtgacgtcagaccACATCAGTCCAGCCGGAAGTATTCCACGTCAGAGCCCAGCTGGAAATTATCTCAAATCTCGAGG GTTGTCTCCTCGTGAGTTTAATTCTTACGGCGCTCGTCGTGGacactgtgacgtcatggtgAGAGGGACATTCTCTCATCCAAAATTGGTCAATAAATTGACTGGGACACTAGCCTCCAAAACGCTCTACGTCCCAACAGGAGATACG ATGAGCATTCACGATGCAGCTGTGAAGTATCAATGCGAGTCACGCCCACTCATGATATTGGCGGGAAAAGATTTTGGAGGCGGTTCTGCGAGAGATTGGGCAGCTAAAGGACCCTACGCTCTT GGTGTGAGAGTCATTCTTGCGGAAAGCTTCGATTCGGGATATCGCGCATGCGTTATCGCCATGGGAATCCTCCCCCTCGAATATCTCCCAGGTGAAAACGCCTCCGCGCTGCGTCTCAGCGGCTTCGAAGCCTTCGAAATCGACTCCCCAACGCGTCCCAATGAGATCGTCACAATCAAGGTGAGCCAGGGTTTCGTAGAAGCACACGTTCTCCGTTTTACCCCACTGCGCTTGCGCAGCTCGACAACGGCCGTTCTTTCCGCGCAAAGTCCCTAA